A genomic segment from Tuwongella immobilis encodes:
- a CDS encoding PSD1 and planctomycete cytochrome C domain-containing protein codes for MPRTLLLSIAGMVCLPLPLLAANPGDTVSPADATFFEKQIRPLLIDHCYSCHADAKQRGGLRVDSRQALLDGGDTGPAIIPGKAKDSRFIQAVQYHGELQMPPKQKLPAEQIALLTQWVERGAPWPASPIAKVPTKQGFAISAEDRQHWAFRPLNPGPVPTIPSANNTTTKEPAMSPIDASIRASLDAKNVPMAQPADRRTLIRRVAFDLTGLPPTLDEIQQFLNDASPDAVAKMIDRYLASPHFGERWARHWLDVARYGEDQAHTFQARQYPDGFRYRDYLIEAYNADVPFQQLVREQLAADLLPGEPDPKRLRALGFFSLGPVYYGGAVHDEIDDRIDTLTRGFLGLTVSCARCHDHKFDPIGTTDYYALAGVFASTEYREVPLLPNGEIDTTPPPPKDPKAKKPDPKAPRKPVIHALKDKPKAANSRVHLRGNPANLGAEVPRRFIQVLCSTEPVAFQKGSGRLELAESIVDPKNPLAARVYVNRIWAHLFGRGIVATPSNFGRTGAEPTHPQLLDWLATSFLANGGSTKKLIRQVMLTQSYQMSSVPHPQAAEQDAANQLFSRQNRKRLEVEPFRDAMLAVAGKLDGAIGGPSFDLSNESQARRTMYGAVSRHNLDPLLRLFDFPDPNVPGDQRAVTTVPLQQLYALNSPFVIRQAKSFAARIQAVPNLDDAARIRWAIEVAFARSAHTREVELALAYLQAPNPAGAKLSAWERFAQVLLTANEFQMID; via the coding sequence ATGCCTCGAACGCTGCTACTATCCATTGCGGGGATGGTGTGTTTGCCCTTGCCGCTGCTCGCGGCGAATCCGGGTGACACCGTTTCGCCTGCGGATGCCACGTTTTTTGAAAAGCAAATTCGCCCACTGCTCATCGACCACTGTTATTCTTGCCATGCGGATGCGAAGCAACGCGGCGGCTTGCGCGTCGATTCCCGTCAAGCGCTGCTCGATGGCGGAGATACCGGCCCGGCGATTATTCCCGGCAAAGCCAAAGACTCCCGCTTCATTCAGGCGGTGCAGTATCACGGCGAATTGCAGATGCCGCCGAAACAGAAACTCCCCGCCGAGCAGATTGCACTGCTAACGCAATGGGTGGAGCGTGGCGCTCCGTGGCCCGCCTCGCCAATTGCGAAAGTGCCGACCAAGCAAGGCTTTGCGATCTCCGCGGAAGATCGGCAACACTGGGCATTTCGACCGCTGAATCCCGGCCCGGTGCCGACGATTCCGTCCGCGAACAACACGACGACGAAGGAACCGGCAATGTCGCCGATTGATGCGTCTATTCGAGCGTCGCTGGATGCGAAGAATGTCCCCATGGCGCAGCCCGCCGATCGTCGCACGTTGATTCGTCGGGTCGCGTTCGATCTCACTGGTTTGCCGCCGACGTTGGACGAAATTCAACAGTTCCTGAATGATGCCTCGCCAGATGCGGTGGCGAAGATGATCGATCGCTACCTCGCGAGTCCGCATTTCGGCGAACGTTGGGCCCGACATTGGCTCGATGTCGCACGGTATGGCGAAGATCAGGCCCACACCTTCCAGGCCCGCCAGTATCCGGATGGCTTCCGCTATCGGGACTATCTCATCGAAGCATACAACGCGGATGTCCCGTTCCAACAACTGGTGCGCGAACAACTTGCGGCCGATTTGCTGCCAGGGGAACCGGATCCGAAACGGCTGCGGGCGCTTGGCTTCTTCTCGCTGGGACCAGTCTATTACGGTGGGGCCGTGCATGATGAAATCGATGATCGCATCGATACGCTCACACGCGGATTCCTGGGTCTGACTGTCTCCTGTGCGCGCTGCCACGATCACAAGTTCGACCCGATTGGGACAACGGATTATTACGCGCTGGCCGGTGTGTTTGCGAGTACGGAATATCGGGAAGTTCCGCTGCTGCCCAACGGGGAAATTGACACCACTCCGCCACCGCCGAAAGATCCGAAAGCGAAAAAGCCCGATCCCAAAGCGCCGCGCAAGCCAGTCATCCACGCCCTGAAGGATAAACCCAAGGCCGCCAATAGCCGCGTGCATCTGCGGGGGAATCCGGCCAATCTCGGGGCGGAAGTTCCGCGACGCTTCATTCAGGTGCTCTGTTCCACGGAACCGGTGGCCTTCCAAAAGGGGAGCGGTCGCTTGGAACTGGCGGAATCGATTGTCGATCCGAAGAATCCACTGGCGGCACGCGTCTACGTGAATCGCATCTGGGCGCATTTGTTCGGACGTGGGATCGTGGCGACACCCAGTAATTTTGGCCGCACTGGTGCCGAGCCGACACATCCGCAACTGCTCGATTGGTTGGCAACGTCGTTCCTGGCCAATGGTGGATCGACCAAGAAACTGATTCGGCAAGTGATGTTGACCCAATCGTATCAGATGAGTTCGGTGCCGCATCCGCAAGCGGCTGAACAGGATGCGGCGAATCAACTCTTCTCGCGTCAGAATCGCAAACGATTGGAAGTCGAGCCGTTCCGCGATGCGATGCTCGCCGTCGCGGGCAAACTCGATGGCGCAATCGGCGGACCATCGTTTGACCTCTCCAACGAATCGCAAGCGCGGCGGACGATGTACGGGGCGGTGAGTCGCCACAATCTCGATCCGCTGCTGCGGCTGTTCGATTTCCCCGATCCCAACGTCCCCGGCGATCAGCGGGCCGTCACCACCGTGCCGCTCCAACAGTTGTACGCACTCAATAGCCCGTTTGTGATCCGTCAGGCGAAATCGTTCGCGGCGCGCATTCAAGCGGTGCCGAATCTCGATGATGCCGCCCGAATCCGCTGGGCCATCGAAGTCGCGTTCGCTCGCTCGGCCCACACGCGCGAAGTGGAACTGGCCTTGGCGTATCTGCAAGCACCGAATCCAGCCGGTGCGAAACTCTCGGCCTGGGAACGCTTTGCGCAAGTGCTGCTGACCGCGAATGAATTCCAAATGATCGATTAA
- a CDS encoding DNA ligase has translation MPDLQDGETVEMKGSGAKPYLLKNSGGVYSCTCPAWRNQSVAIERRTCKHLRKLRGDAAEEARCGAALPQRPASATADGDEVAGPPILLAESWDNAADLSGWWMSEKLDGVRAFWDGKQFLSRQGNFYHAPDWFLDGLPETPLDGELWIARKAFQRTVGIVRRQDKTDLWKDVRFLIFDAPQQSGGFEDRLAFVQDLLASRPPKFATALEQQRCRSLEHLREELTRVESLGGEGLMLRQPGSNYEVGRSSTLVKVKTFHDAEAVVIGHQAGLGKHKGRVGALLVRLANGIEFAVGTGLSDREREQPPAIGATITFRYQEFSDAGVPRFPSYVRERKDIAASLTRTPPTPQPTPIVVTSTSTPSGFLISARTIPTPPVTPSTGTPILPVPPTGSAGSESSGAIAGGERYFEFRDAKSAKFWAVAQSGSDMTTRWGKIGSAGQSKTKSFATPAAAQSAIEKLISEKSSEGYVEGPPPG, from the coding sequence ATGCCGGATTTGCAGGATGGCGAAACCGTCGAAATGAAAGGCTCGGGGGCGAAGCCGTATTTGCTGAAAAATAGCGGCGGCGTCTATTCGTGTACCTGTCCGGCGTGGCGGAATCAGTCGGTCGCGATTGAGCGGCGGACCTGCAAGCATCTTCGCAAATTGCGAGGCGATGCCGCGGAGGAAGCACGCTGTGGGGCGGCACTTCCGCAACGACCCGCGTCGGCGACTGCGGATGGGGATGAAGTCGCCGGCCCGCCGATTCTCTTGGCCGAGAGTTGGGACAACGCTGCGGATCTTTCCGGCTGGTGGATGTCCGAAAAACTCGATGGTGTGCGGGCCTTCTGGGACGGCAAACAATTCCTTTCCCGCCAGGGGAATTTTTATCACGCCCCCGATTGGTTTCTGGACGGACTCCCCGAAACGCCCTTGGATGGCGAACTCTGGATCGCCCGCAAGGCGTTTCAACGCACCGTTGGCATTGTGCGCCGGCAGGACAAAACCGACCTTTGGAAGGATGTCCGCTTCCTGATCTTTGATGCACCGCAACAATCGGGCGGATTCGAAGATCGACTCGCATTCGTGCAGGATCTGCTCGCCAGTCGTCCGCCGAAATTCGCAACTGCGCTCGAACAACAACGCTGCCGCAGTCTGGAGCATTTGCGCGAGGAGTTGACCCGCGTGGAATCGCTGGGCGGCGAAGGGCTGATGCTGCGACAACCCGGCTCCAATTACGAGGTGGGACGCTCCAGCACGTTGGTGAAAGTCAAAACCTTTCATGACGCTGAGGCAGTGGTCATCGGCCATCAAGCCGGACTGGGCAAACATAAAGGGCGCGTCGGGGCGCTGCTGGTTCGACTGGCCAACGGCATCGAGTTCGCCGTCGGCACCGGCCTAAGCGACCGCGAACGGGAACAACCGCCCGCCATCGGGGCAACCATCACATTCCGTTATCAGGAATTTTCGGATGCGGGTGTGCCGCGATTTCCCAGCTACGTCCGCGAGCGCAAAGACATTGCCGCCTCGCTCACCCGCACCCCGCCCACGCCCCAACCCACGCCAATCGTCGTCACCAGCACCAGCACCCCGAGCGGATTCCTCATCTCGGCCCGAACGATTCCCACGCCGCCGGTCACTCCGTCCACCGGCACGCCGATTCTGCCCGTGCCCCCGACAGGATCCGCTGGGTCGGAATCATCGGGCGCAATCGCGGGTGGGGAGCGCTATTTTGAATTCCGGGATGCGAAATCGGCGAAATTCTGGGCCGTCGCGCAGTCTGGCAGCGACATGACCACCCGCTGGGGCAAAATCGGCAGCGCGGGGCAGAGCAAAACCAAGAGCTTTGCTACTCCTGCCGCCGCGCAATCGGCCATCGAAAAACTCATCAGCGAAAAGAGCAGCGAAGGCTATGTCGAAGGCCCGCCGCCGGGATAA
- a CDS encoding ATP-grasp domain-containing protein, which translates to MPTVFLYEYVCAVAADVDASSEASMSAAALTLRHEGETMRASLALDWQRLGWNVVLLDADPADPTPEAIRFRALARQCDRTLIIAPEFGDLLGERIRWAQAEGVQPINASLDAIALTSDKLRLADWLESRQIPTPKTVMIADAERIRFPQVWKPRDGAGSQATHAVPDARAIPATHAKIAADSWTGPMIATEFWPGVPASIAFLTGPNGMVPLCPTRQQLSDDGRFLYQGGELPLPPEWAARAERIARRALESLPGLRGYIGVDLVLGSATDGRADAIIEINPRLSTSYGGLRLATPVNLAEWMLHLADGGHPPTTPLPWRTTPLRFDIATLAQARHQFRR; encoded by the coding sequence GTGCCCACGGTATTCCTGTACGAGTATGTCTGCGCGGTTGCCGCCGATGTCGATGCCTCTTCGGAAGCATCGATGTCGGCGGCGGCGTTAACCCTTCGCCACGAAGGGGAAACCATGCGTGCCAGCCTGGCATTGGATTGGCAACGCCTCGGCTGGAATGTCGTCCTCCTGGACGCCGATCCAGCCGACCCCACCCCCGAAGCCATCCGATTTCGCGCACTCGCCCGACAGTGCGATCGCACCCTCATCATCGCCCCAGAATTCGGGGACTTACTCGGCGAGCGGATTCGCTGGGCACAAGCCGAAGGCGTTCAGCCCATCAATGCCAGTCTCGACGCGATTGCGCTGACCAGCGATAAACTTCGCCTCGCGGATTGGCTGGAATCGCGGCAAATCCCCACGCCCAAGACGGTCATGATCGCCGATGCCGAGCGCATCCGCTTTCCGCAAGTCTGGAAGCCACGCGATGGGGCCGGTTCACAAGCAACGCATGCCGTGCCCGACGCGCGTGCCATCCCCGCAACCCATGCGAAAATCGCCGCCGATAGCTGGACCGGCCCGATGATTGCGACCGAATTTTGGCCCGGAGTGCCCGCCAGCATTGCCTTTCTGACGGGACCAAATGGGATGGTTCCGCTCTGCCCGACCCGGCAACAGCTCTCCGACGATGGCCGATTTCTCTACCAAGGCGGTGAATTGCCGTTGCCCCCCGAATGGGCCGCCCGCGCGGAGCGAATCGCCCGCCGCGCCCTGGAATCGCTCCCCGGACTTCGCGGCTACATTGGTGTCGATCTGGTCTTGGGTTCCGCGACCGATGGACGTGCCGATGCGATCATCGAAATCAACCCACGGCTGAGCACCTCGTATGGTGGATTACGCCTTGCCACGCCGGTGAATTTGGCCGAATGGATGCTCCACCTCGCCGATGGTGGCCACCCACCGACAACGCCTCTGCCCTGGCGAACGACCCCACTGCGATTCGACATCGCCACACTCGCCCAAGCCCGCCACCAATTCCGCCGATGA
- a CDS encoding TolC family protein: protein MRRQMEYVGNGDETMRGKIRLIGLLLLFSSLVGCKQRLFLDAGDYQGAMKIGLPRDFENDTTAGNSPLRQGGGGTPATVLDPSRPIRYISLQESIARAMENGSTGSAVGLGRGLGANLVVNDTLVSFTGQGVAGDDSIRAFSLDPAISGANIERALSKFDARWVTSMSWTYRDDALANSFQSLQNGDNAAFSSGVFKPLPTGGLAGITFSTEYSKLSQPPANFNVVNPSYRPRMALSFEQPLLQGYGIAINQLLPSHPGSIQQNLRPSGGQGVEGILVTRLRAEQSKSEFERNLNILVLNVELAYWSLYGAYFTLYAREQALRQAFISFQFNKTRFDAGRIPVQELAQTRAQLEQFRAQRITSLGSVLEAERQLRGVIGLAVEDGTRLVPSDSPSMAPFTPDWEVSVREALTLRPELVMARQELKVRQLDVQLQKNSMLPDVRLTSSYDINAIGTQLDGSGPANALANFRDNRNNTWSLGIRADIPLGFRDANANLRISRLNLARSFATLQNQELKAERFLQQQFRQLFEFYEQARALRAQREALAEQLRSQFTTYRAGKSTLDVLLEAQRFYSDALSGEYNAIVSYNNALATFQYAKGTILDYNNIVIGDGPLPEAVLTRAVEHQEQRTRALVLRTREMSPSQASMEQNRLPVLYANTPPLSPEAINSDLNDNRIKPLDPLTPFGSPTAPSGAPLPGNAPAPAAPMTPTPMTPAPAPAPTGSPQTLPNITSLPVGQPGGPILGTPTSSTPDLVIPNP, encoded by the coding sequence ATGCGTCGCCAGATGGAATACGTGGGAAATGGGGACGAGACCATGCGCGGGAAAATAAGACTGATTGGCCTCTTGCTGCTGTTTAGCAGCTTAGTCGGGTGTAAACAGCGATTGTTTCTCGACGCAGGTGACTACCAAGGTGCCATGAAAATTGGTCTGCCTCGGGATTTCGAGAACGATACGACCGCGGGGAATTCTCCGCTGCGTCAGGGGGGTGGGGGCACCCCAGCGACCGTTCTGGATCCGAGCCGACCGATTCGCTACATTTCGCTGCAAGAATCCATTGCCCGAGCGATGGAAAACGGCAGCACCGGCAGCGCGGTCGGTTTGGGCCGCGGCTTGGGAGCCAACCTGGTTGTGAACGATACGCTGGTGAGTTTCACCGGCCAAGGGGTGGCCGGGGATGACTCGATTCGGGCGTTCTCGCTCGACCCGGCGATTTCTGGGGCCAATATCGAACGGGCACTCTCGAAGTTCGACGCTCGCTGGGTGACCAGCATGAGCTGGACTTACCGAGACGATGCGCTGGCCAACTCCTTCCAGAGCCTGCAAAACGGCGACAACGCGGCATTCAGCAGCGGTGTCTTCAAGCCGTTGCCCACGGGGGGATTAGCGGGGATCACCTTCAGCACGGAATATTCCAAGCTGAGCCAACCGCCTGCCAACTTCAACGTCGTCAACCCGTCGTACCGACCGCGAATGGCCTTGTCGTTTGAACAACCGTTGCTCCAAGGCTACGGCATCGCCATCAACCAATTGCTCCCCAGCCATCCGGGTAGCATTCAGCAGAACTTGCGACCCTCCGGCGGGCAAGGCGTGGAAGGGATTCTCGTAACCCGACTGCGGGCCGAACAATCCAAGTCCGAATTCGAGCGAAACCTGAATATTCTGGTGCTCAACGTCGAACTCGCCTACTGGAGCCTGTACGGGGCATACTTCACCCTGTACGCTCGGGAACAAGCCTTGCGACAAGCGTTTATCTCGTTCCAATTCAACAAGACGCGGTTCGATGCGGGCCGGATTCCGGTGCAGGAACTCGCCCAAACTCGCGCTCAGTTGGAACAGTTCCGCGCCCAACGCATCACCTCGCTGGGATCGGTGCTGGAAGCAGAACGACAATTGCGGGGTGTGATTGGCTTGGCGGTCGAAGATGGCACCCGATTGGTCCCCTCCGATTCGCCGTCCATGGCCCCGTTCACGCCAGACTGGGAAGTCTCCGTGCGGGAAGCCCTGACGCTGCGGCCGGAACTGGTGATGGCCCGTCAGGAACTCAAGGTGCGGCAGTTGGATGTCCAACTCCAGAAGAACTCGATGCTGCCCGATGTCCGCTTGACCAGCAGCTACGACATCAACGCCATCGGCACGCAGTTGGACGGCTCCGGCCCCGCGAACGCCCTGGCGAATTTCCGGGACAATCGGAACAATACCTGGTCGCTGGGTATTCGGGCGGATATTCCGCTGGGCTTCCGCGATGCGAACGCCAACTTGCGGATCTCGCGGCTGAATCTGGCCCGAAGTTTCGCCACCTTGCAAAATCAAGAGCTGAAGGCCGAGCGATTCCTGCAACAGCAGTTCCGCCAATTGTTCGAATTCTACGAACAAGCCCGCGCTCTGCGTGCCCAACGCGAAGCCTTGGCGGAACAGTTGCGATCGCAGTTCACCACCTACCGAGCCGGCAAGAGCACCCTGGACGTGCTGTTGGAAGCCCAACGCTTCTATTCCGATGCTCTGTCGGGTGAATACAACGCGATTGTCAGCTACAACAACGCACTGGCCACCTTCCAGTATGCCAAGGGCACCATCCTGGATTACAATAACATTGTGATCGGCGATGGCCCGCTGCCGGAAGCCGTGCTGACCCGAGCCGTGGAACACCAAGAACAACGGACCCGCGCTCTGGTGCTGCGAACCCGCGAAATGTCGCCATCGCAAGCGAGCATGGAACAGAATCGTCTGCCGGTGTTGTACGCGAATACGCCGCCGCTGTCGCCCGAAGCGATCAACAGCGATCTGAATGACAATCGCATCAAGCCGCTCGATCCGCTGACCCCGTTTGGATCGCCGACCGCACCATCGGGGGCACCGCTGCCCGGCAACGCCCCGGCTCCGGCCGCTCCGATGACGCCCACGCCGATGACACCGGCACCGGCACCGGCACCGACGGGATCGCCGCAAACGCTACCCAACATCACCAGCCTGCCCGTGGGCCAACCCGGAGGACCGATCCTTGGCACTCCGACCAGCAGCACCCCGGACTTGGTGATCCCCAACCCGTAA
- a CDS encoding NADAR family protein, translating to MAEICFYSTKEAFGEFSNFAKFSIQLDGQEWPTSEHYFQAQKFSDSAYQEKIRTNASPMIAARLGRSRKVPIRRDWESVKDAVMLRAVRAKFQQHPELRDLLLSTGDAKLIEHTTNDSYWGDGGDGSGRNRLGQILMQVRAELRDSEPPV from the coding sequence ATGGCGGAAATTTGCTTCTATTCCACCAAAGAGGCGTTTGGCGAATTCTCAAACTTCGCAAAATTCTCCATCCAACTGGATGGCCAAGAATGGCCGACCTCGGAACATTACTTCCAAGCTCAGAAGTTCTCCGACTCGGCTTACCAAGAGAAGATTCGCACCAATGCCTCGCCCATGATCGCCGCTCGACTCGGACGCAGTCGCAAAGTTCCGATTCGACGCGATTGGGAATCGGTGAAAGATGCGGTCATGCTGCGGGCCGTTCGTGCCAAGTTCCAGCAGCACCCGGAGTTGCGCGACCTGCTTCTCTCCACAGGCGACGCGAAACTCATCGAACATACCACCAACGACTCCTACTGGGGCGATGGCGGTGACGGGTCGGGCAGGAACCGACTCGGGCAGATTCTGATGCAAGTGCGAGCAGAATTACGGGATTCAGAACCCCCGGTTTAA
- a CDS encoding redoxin domain-containing protein, which produces MRGRNFWIGLLGVTWTLLGVSIGSIRAAETPPAVEKLGKAISLPPLTDVAGQPVALDKDPHAKLVAVVFLSFECPVANSYIDPLNQLAQKYADRGVKLLGVIPGEEAAGDLRKSVQEFQFRFPVVADPKLQLADLFKATITPEVFVLDHNRVLRYRGRIDNTWAARLRKNASTTEYELRNALDELLAGKPVTTPATKSIGCPVRQDTSGTPITTKVTYYKDILPILQTNCQSCHRPGEVGPFSLMTYKQAVNWASDIEDYTHSGKMPPWKPTTGPAFENERRLSDKELNLISEWVKGGTPAGDPKDAPKPAVFTEGWQLGKPDLVLTVQDDFHVGPSGNDTFRCFVLPTNLKEDVYVVAVDVRPGNPSVVHHTLNFFDTSGTGRKLEAEARLTAKPGEQDHGPGYSVAMGVGFRPAPPGPDGKPTFGGVGGWAPGQMPHLLPEGYGYFLPAGSDMLVQVHYHRNGKPEKDRTSIGLYFAKKPKMKAYRTVTVGGEFLVIPPGASEFKAKGTRYLDRDCLLHSVLPHMHLLGKSVKVTITPPNSEPITLVGIDDWDYNWQETYWFRKPIPVKAGTKLEIEAIYDNSNRNPNNPSNPPRWVKVGEQTTDEMLFGFVGATTPDGSNVRLLRVPPTPIPAGTPTPKPGPVGQ; this is translated from the coding sequence ATGCGTGGACGGAACTTTTGGATCGGACTGCTCGGCGTGACCTGGACCCTCTTGGGCGTTTCCATCGGGTCAATTCGGGCTGCGGAAACTCCCCCCGCTGTCGAAAAACTCGGCAAAGCCATCAGCCTGCCGCCACTCACCGATGTGGCCGGGCAACCCGTCGCACTCGACAAAGACCCACACGCCAAGCTCGTGGCGGTGGTGTTTTTGTCGTTTGAATGTCCCGTGGCCAATAGCTACATCGACCCACTCAATCAGTTGGCTCAGAAATACGCCGATCGCGGGGTCAAACTGCTCGGCGTGATCCCTGGCGAAGAAGCGGCCGGCGATCTTCGCAAGAGCGTGCAGGAATTCCAGTTCCGCTTCCCGGTCGTCGCCGATCCCAAACTGCAACTCGCCGACCTATTCAAAGCGACCATCACTCCCGAAGTGTTTGTGCTGGATCATAATCGGGTGCTGCGCTATCGTGGGCGGATCGACAACACCTGGGCCGCCCGACTGCGCAAGAACGCCTCCACCACCGAGTATGAACTCCGCAACGCGCTGGATGAGTTGCTCGCGGGCAAGCCCGTCACCACCCCCGCGACCAAATCGATCGGCTGCCCAGTTCGTCAAGACACCAGCGGAACCCCCATCACCACGAAGGTGACCTACTACAAAGACATTCTGCCGATCTTGCAGACCAACTGCCAATCGTGCCACCGACCCGGCGAAGTCGGCCCGTTCAGCCTGATGACCTACAAGCAAGCCGTCAATTGGGCATCCGATATCGAAGATTACACGCATTCCGGCAAGATGCCCCCCTGGAAGCCGACTACCGGCCCGGCATTCGAGAATGAACGCCGGCTCAGCGACAAAGAGCTCAATTTGATCTCCGAATGGGTCAAGGGCGGGACACCGGCGGGTGATCCGAAGGATGCGCCCAAACCTGCGGTATTCACCGAAGGCTGGCAGTTGGGTAAACCGGACTTGGTGCTCACCGTCCAAGACGATTTCCACGTCGGGCCGTCCGGCAACGATACTTTCCGCTGCTTTGTATTGCCCACGAATCTGAAGGAAGATGTCTATGTGGTTGCCGTGGATGTCCGACCGGGCAATCCCAGTGTTGTCCATCACACGCTGAATTTCTTCGATACCTCCGGGACCGGTCGCAAATTGGAAGCGGAAGCCCGACTCACGGCCAAGCCCGGCGAGCAAGATCACGGCCCGGGATATTCCGTCGCCATGGGTGTGGGATTCCGCCCGGCACCGCCCGGACCCGATGGCAAACCGACCTTCGGCGGCGTTGGCGGCTGGGCTCCCGGTCAGATGCCGCACTTGCTGCCCGAAGGCTACGGCTACTTCCTGCCCGCTGGCTCGGATATGCTCGTTCAGGTTCACTATCACCGCAACGGTAAGCCGGAAAAAGATCGCACCTCGATCGGCCTCTACTTCGCCAAGAAGCCGAAGATGAAGGCCTATCGCACGGTCACTGTTGGCGGGGAATTCCTGGTCATCCCCCCCGGAGCCAGCGAATTCAAAGCCAAGGGCACCCGATACCTCGACCGCGATTGCCTGCTGCATTCGGTGCTGCCGCATATGCACTTGCTGGGCAAATCCGTGAAAGTGACCATCACCCCGCCCAACAGCGAGCCAATCACGTTGGTGGGGATTGATGATTGGGACTACAACTGGCAGGAAACCTATTGGTTCCGCAAGCCGATTCCGGTGAAGGCGGGAACGAAGTTGGAAATCGAAGCGATTTACGATAATTCCAACCGCAACCCGAACAATCCCAGCAATCCCCCGCGATGGGTGAAGGTGGGCGAACAGACGACGGATGAAATGCTGTTCGGATTCGTCGGCGCGACCACTCCGGATGGCAGCAACGTCCGGCTGTTGCGTGTGCCGCCGACGCCGATTCCCGCCGGTACGCCGACTCCGAAGCCCGGCCCCGTTGGTCAGTGA
- a CDS encoding PDZ domain-containing protein, translated as MNALSLTLAVILSTPAAPPMAAATEKKPATSTPTIEVPYRLTDTMHILVRAKINGKGPFNFILDTGAPAMILNQATGEKIGLKPDRDSWASLDRLQLEGGLEIPKAKLLMLDMFQLKGMNGLGLAGVELHGVIGYNLLARYRIQYDFTQDKLKWQPLDFTPPPLRRIAKGESSGGQGASLEMLGSVMAGLGGMGLKASTEVRGRGFLGIEVESIPDGGVKISSILPESPAAKAGLQVGDQLKQIKKTAIDTPRDVLKALATIPAGESVEITVERAGKSLTQTAKFGRGF; from the coding sequence ATGAATGCGTTATCGTTGACTTTGGCGGTGATTCTCAGCACTCCCGCCGCTCCACCGATGGCAGCCGCCACCGAGAAGAAACCTGCGACCAGCACCCCCACCATCGAAGTGCCCTATCGCCTCACCGATACGATGCACATTCTGGTGCGGGCGAAAATTAACGGCAAAGGCCCGTTCAATTTCATCCTGGATACCGGCGCCCCGGCGATGATTCTCAATCAAGCCACCGGCGAGAAAATCGGCCTCAAGCCAGATCGCGATAGTTGGGCCAGCCTCGATCGATTGCAGTTGGAAGGCGGGTTGGAAATCCCCAAAGCCAAACTGCTGATGCTGGATATGTTCCAACTCAAAGGGATGAACGGCCTGGGATTGGCCGGCGTCGAATTACACGGCGTCATTGGCTACAACCTGCTCGCCCGATATCGCATCCAGTACGATTTCACCCAAGACAAACTCAAGTGGCAACCGCTCGACTTCACGCCGCCGCCGCTGCGCCGCATCGCCAAAGGCGAATCGTCTGGCGGGCAGGGGGCATCGCTGGAAATGCTCGGCAGCGTGATGGCCGGACTCGGCGGCATGGGGTTGAAGGCGTCCACCGAGGTGCGCGGTCGCGGATTCCTGGGCATCGAAGTTGAATCCATTCCCGATGGCGGCGTGAAAATTAGCTCGATTCTGCCGGAATCCCCCGCTGCCAAAGCCGGGTTGCAAGTCGGCGACCAATTGAAGCAGATCAAGAAGACCGCCATTGATACACCACGCGATGTCTTGAAGGCATTGGCCACCATTCCCGCCGGGGAATCGGTCGAAATCACGGTCGAACGTGCTGGCAAGTCATTGACCCAAACCGCGAAATTCGGACGAGGATTCTAA